A window of candidate division KSB1 bacterium contains these coding sequences:
- a CDS encoding Ig-like domain-containing protein: MNTPPRRFSDGDPDIAPLDVLFLEELSLLTGDAKYADFLQANSWNKLAAGTCGERNDQNCAEWAETIPVFEDFSHWTAMEPVYRSMPAIAVHYTGESAHRADLLASIIKKLEETGANDRDGDLTGIAGALQASAHTGVNLDPQTGRWADFNTTQDFVDFLVSYQRRGGDWPYDTGMGAALFVGDVSTTSWAMMALKAWDAERYADNIRRGIEFIKAQQQANGQILTNPGAPPNTTAGVEVPGEALVAIGTDDCTLYDASPAPANQAPLAEDDLAETVEAAAVTIAVPVNDTDPDGSLDPGSVTIVRSPGNGQAQVNDNTGAITYTPAAGSLVKTASTILCGMTAAPTPIPPLSSLP; this comes from the coding sequence GTGAATACGCCGCCACGACGCTTCTCCGACGGCGACCCGGACATCGCACCGCTCGATGTCCTCTTTCTTGAAGAGCTGAGCCTGCTCACCGGTGATGCCAAATACGCCGACTTTTTGCAGGCAAACTCGTGGAACAAACTCGCCGCCGGCACCTGTGGCGAGCGCAATGATCAAAACTGCGCGGAATGGGCGGAGACGATTCCGGTCTTCGAGGACTTCTCCCATTGGACGGCAATGGAACCGGTGTATCGTTCCATGCCGGCGATCGCGGTGCATTACACCGGCGAAAGCGCGCATCGCGCCGATCTGCTTGCCAGCATCATCAAGAAGCTGGAGGAAACCGGCGCCAACGATCGCGACGGTGATCTCACCGGCATTGCCGGTGCGCTTCAAGCCTCAGCACACACCGGGGTGAATCTCGATCCGCAAACCGGGCGCTGGGCGGACTTCAATACGACGCAGGATTTTGTCGATTTCCTGGTGAGTTACCAACGCCGGGGTGGTGATTGGCCTTATGACACCGGCATGGGGGCCGCCCTCTTTGTGGGCGACGTCAGCACCACCTCCTGGGCGATGATGGCGTTGAAAGCCTGGGATGCGGAACGTTATGCCGACAACATCCGGCGCGGGATTGAGTTCATCAAAGCGCAGCAGCAAGCGAACGGCCAGATTCTCACCAATCCCGGTGCCCCACCCAACACCACGGCCGGCGTTGAGGTGCCCGGGGAAGCGCTGGTGGCAATCGGCACGGATGACTGCACACTGTATGACGCCTCGCCCGCGCCTGCCAATCAGGCACCACTCGCGGAAGACGACCTCGCCGAAACTGTTGAGGCGGCGGCGGTCACCATTGCCGTTCCCGTCAATGACACGGATCCGGACGGCTCACTCGATCCCGGCAGTGTGACAATCGTGCGTTCTCCCGGCAATGGCCAGGCACAAGTGAACGACAATACGGGCGCGATTACCTACACCCCGGCTGCCGGTTCACTGGTGAAGACAGCCTCGACTATACTGTGCGGGATGACCGCGGCGCCGACTCCAATACCGCCACTGTCTTCGTTACCGTGA
- a CDS encoding Ig-like domain-containing protein translates to MNPPQLIIRVSDDGINQPPIAANNAATTTEATPVDIAVLANDRDPDGTLAAATVAIASAPQHGSPCVNSSGIITYTPAAGFSGNDTFTYTVRDNEGALSNLATVSITVSAAPRGFTFLPVADTHVVQTQPTANFGTAPDLRSQRKNSASLLAYLKFQVTGLQETIQRAHLRLYVTNGAGDTGTLYSASNNYAGSNTPWQETGLTWNNADKNGMAIASTPTAIVSDNWIELEVSSHVMAEGTYSFSFINSTSQVDVFSAREGSHPLELIVETVAQAAGASPVRATHKVAGSSLAALLAAAKAPRPANSVSSRIIPTLSISKP, encoded by the coding sequence ATGAACCCGCCACAGTTGATCATCCGGGTGAGCGATGATGGCATCAATCAGCCGCCGATTGCCGCCAACAATGCGGCGACGACGACTGAAGCCACGCCAGTCGACATCGCGGTGCTCGCCAACGATCGCGACCCCGATGGCACGCTGGCGGCGGCCACGGTGGCCATTGCCAGTGCTCCGCAGCACGGCTCGCCCTGCGTGAACAGCAGCGGGATCATCACCTACACCCCGGCGGCAGGGTTCAGTGGCAACGATACCTTCACCTACACAGTCCGGGACAATGAGGGCGCGCTTTCCAACCTCGCCACCGTCAGCATCACCGTGAGTGCAGCGCCCCGGGGTTTCACTTTCCTCCCGGTTGCGGACACCCATGTTGTGCAAACGCAACCAACAGCGAATTTCGGCACCGCGCCGGACTTGCGCAGCCAGCGGAAAAATTCCGCCAGCCTGCTGGCATATCTGAAATTTCAAGTCACCGGCTTGCAGGAAACGATACAGCGTGCGCACCTGCGCCTTTATGTGACCAACGGCGCCGGGGATACCGGCACCCTCTATTCCGCCTCCAACAACTACGCGGGCAGCAACACCCCCTGGCAGGAAACCGGCTTGACCTGGAACAATGCCGACAAAAACGGCATGGCCATCGCTTCCACCCCGACAGCGATTGTTTCGGACAACTGGATCGAGCTGGAGGTGAGTTCCCACGTCATGGCAGAAGGCACCTATTCCTTCAGCTTTATCAATTCCACTTCGCAAGTGGATGTTTTCAGCGCGCGGGAGGGATCTCATCCGCTGGAATTGATCGTGGAGACCGTTGCCCAGGCAGCCGGTGCCTCCCCGGTGCGGGCGACGCACAAAGTGGCGGGGTCATCGCTTGCAGCTCTGCTTGCTGCGGCTAAGGCACCGCGGCCGGCGAATTCCGTCTCGAGCCGAATTATCCCAACCCTTTCAATCTCGAAACCATGA
- a CDS encoding SLC13 family permease, whose translation MEAPPPVHDELSGAPFGRRRKIGLFAGPMLFALLLWPALTPGLSPEARRLLATSLLMAVWWITEAIPMPATALLPMVLFPFLGILPMAAVTVNYSDEIIYLFLGGFFLAMAMQRWNLHKRLALHIIRRIGSSPMRLVLGFMCATAFLSLWISNSATTMMMYPITAAVVAQLEEGASGAPQESRSHLQTCLMLGIAYAANIGGMGTLLGTAPNLIFASNVEKLFPEGPPIDFIRWLSFGMPVVILFLPIAWLLMTRVLFPVGRMDSAPTREVIAAELHKLGGMSRGERFTLLIFAGATLAWVFRVDIDLGVFRLPGWASALALHKKVTDSTIAMTAGLLLFLIPTDWKRGEFLLDWRTATKVPWGILLFFGGGLAVSSAFVSTGLSVWIGERLQLLAGLPPLVVIVLVCLAITFFTEINSNTAMATIFMPIAAATAQAMQINPLPLMIAVAISSSCAFMLPVATAPNAIVFASGHVTVPQMAKTGFWLNLTGVVIVTLVIYTCAVPVFDISWEQFPDWARPK comes from the coding sequence ATGGAAGCACCGCCGCCTGTCCACGATGAGTTATCCGGCGCACCATTTGGTCGCCGCCGCAAAATCGGGTTGTTTGCCGGCCCCATGCTGTTCGCGCTGCTGTTGTGGCCGGCACTGACCCCCGGACTTTCGCCGGAGGCGCGCCGCCTGCTTGCCACCAGTTTGTTGATGGCAGTGTGGTGGATCACCGAGGCGATCCCGATGCCGGCCACCGCCCTGCTGCCAATGGTGCTTTTCCCCTTCCTCGGCATTCTGCCGATGGCGGCGGTGACCGTCAATTACAGCGACGAGATCATCTATCTGTTTTTGGGCGGCTTTTTTCTCGCGATGGCCATGCAACGCTGGAACCTGCACAAGCGCCTGGCGCTGCACATCATCCGGCGGATCGGCTCCAGCCCCATGCGTCTGGTCCTGGGCTTCATGTGCGCCACTGCCTTTCTTTCGCTGTGGATTTCCAACAGTGCCACCACCATGATGATGTATCCCATTACCGCCGCGGTTGTGGCCCAATTGGAGGAGGGCGCAAGCGGAGCGCCGCAGGAGTCCAGAAGTCATCTGCAAACCTGCTTGATGCTGGGCATTGCTTATGCCGCGAACATTGGCGGCATGGGCACCCTGCTGGGCACCGCGCCCAATTTGATTTTTGCCAGCAATGTGGAGAAACTGTTTCCCGAGGGTCCCCCGATCGACTTCATCCGGTGGCTAAGCTTCGGCATGCCGGTCGTGATTCTGTTCCTCCCGATCGCCTGGCTGTTGATGACACGTGTGCTGTTTCCCGTGGGGCGGATGGATTCCGCCCCAACCCGGGAAGTCATTGCCGCCGAACTGCACAAACTCGGTGGCATGTCGCGTGGCGAACGCTTCACCCTGCTCATCTTCGCAGGCGCGACGCTGGCGTGGGTGTTTCGGGTGGATATTGATCTCGGGGTGTTTCGCCTGCCCGGGTGGGCCAGCGCACTTGCATTGCATAAAAAGGTGACGGACTCCACCATCGCCATGACGGCCGGCCTGTTGCTGTTCCTGATTCCGACCGATTGGAAGCGCGGGGAATTTTTGCTCGATTGGCGGACGGCAACCAAAGTGCCGTGGGGAATTTTGCTCTTTTTTGGCGGCGGGCTGGCGGTTTCCAGTGCTTTTGTCAGCACCGGTTTGTCCGTCTGGATTGGCGAGCGACTGCAACTGCTCGCCGGCCTGCCGCCGCTGGTGGTGATCGTGCTGGTCTGCCTGGCGATTACCTTTTTCACCGAAATCAATTCCAATACCGCCATGGCCACCATCTTCATGCCGATTGCGGCCGCCACGGCGCAGGCGATGCAGATCAATCCCCTGCCGTTGATGATCGCCGTGGCGATTTCCTCCTCCTGCGCCTTCATGCTGCCGGTGGCCACGGCGCCGAATGCCATTGTTTTTGCCTCCGGTCACGTCACCGTGCCGCAAATGGCAAAAACCGGTTTCTGGCTGAATTTGACCGGGGTGGTCATCGTCACGCTGGTGATTTATACCTGCGCCGTGCCGGTGTTTGACATCTCATGGGAACAATTCCCCGACTGGGCGCGGCCCAAATGA
- a CDS encoding Glu/Leu/Phe/Val dehydrogenase, with protein MAPTAQPEYNPWQSALTVYDEAAKIMDLQYDLWQRARLPERELTTHFPVRMRDGRIQIFTGYRVQHCTARGPAKGGIRYHPEVTLDEVRALATWMTWKCAVVNLPFGGGKGGVVCDVKNMDMGELERLTRRYATEIIPMIGPERDIPAPDVYTNPQVMAWIMDTYSMMKGYAVPGVVTGKPLSIGGSRGRNEATGRGCVFTIAEAANHLKLNLKDGRAVIQGFGNAGTVAAKYLQYEHQMRIIGISDSSVCLYNKNGIDLERAFIHKEKHGTLKGFDGAEAISTDELLTLECEVLVPAATENQITRHNAGRVRARIIAEAANGPTTPDADKILEQKGVFILPDILANAGGVTVSYFEWVQDNYHFFWRESDVTSYLREVMVTSFQDVLKMKQKYQVGMRLAAYILGIDRVTEAIRLRGIYP; from the coding sequence ATGGCACCAACTGCACAACCCGAGTACAATCCCTGGCAATCCGCTCTGACGGTTTACGACGAAGCCGCCAAAATCATGGACTTGCAGTATGATTTGTGGCAGCGCGCGCGGCTGCCCGAGCGCGAATTGACCACCCACTTTCCCGTGCGCATGCGCGATGGCCGCATCCAAATTTTCACCGGTTATCGTGTCCAGCACTGCACGGCGCGCGGCCCGGCCAAGGGCGGCATCCGCTATCATCCCGAGGTGACACTCGACGAGGTTCGTGCGCTGGCCACCTGGATGACCTGGAAGTGTGCCGTGGTGAATCTGCCGTTTGGCGGAGGCAAGGGCGGCGTCGTTTGCGATGTCAAAAACATGGACATGGGCGAGTTGGAGCGTCTCACCCGGCGCTACGCCACCGAGATCATCCCGATGATCGGCCCGGAGCGCGACATTCCCGCGCCCGATGTCTACACCAACCCGCAGGTGATGGCCTGGATCATGGACACGTACAGCATGATGAAAGGTTACGCCGTGCCCGGTGTGGTCACCGGCAAGCCGCTGTCGATCGGCGGCTCGCGCGGCCGCAACGAAGCCACGGGGCGCGGCTGCGTCTTCACCATCGCCGAGGCTGCCAACCATCTCAAGCTGAATCTGAAAGACGGCCGCGCGGTGATTCAGGGGTTTGGCAATGCCGGCACGGTGGCGGCAAAGTACCTGCAATACGAGCATCAGATGCGCATCATTGGCATCTCCGACTCTTCGGTGTGTTTGTACAACAAGAACGGCATCGACCTGGAGCGGGCTTTCATTCACAAGGAGAAGCATGGCACGCTCAAAGGCTTCGACGGCGCGGAGGCGATCAGCACGGACGAGCTGCTCACCCTCGAGTGTGAGGTGCTGGTACCGGCGGCCACCGAAAATCAAATCACCCGGCACAATGCCGGCCGTGTTCGCGCCCGCATCATTGCCGAGGCGGCCAACGGCCCCACCACGCCGGATGCGGACAAGATTCTCGAACAAAAGGGGGTTTTTATTTTGCCCGATATTCTTGCCAATGCCGGCGGGGTGACGGTGTCCTATTTTGAGTGGGTTCAGGACAATTACCACTTCTTCTGGCGCGAGAGCGATGTCACCTCCTACCTGCGTGAGGTCATGGTCACCAGCTTCCAGGATGTTCTTAAGATGAAGCAGAAGTACCAGGTGGGGATGCGGCTGGCCGCCTACATCCTCGGCATCGACCGCGTCACCGAGGCCATTCGCCTGCGCGGCATCTATCCGTGA
- a CDS encoding pyridoxal phosphate-dependent aminotransferase family protein: MDLFDKCRKFTRAQEAIAEGWYPYFQAISSGADIEVTIKGHRLIMAGSNNYLGLTQDPRVKEAVIKAVQEFGSGCTGSRFLNGTLELHEELERRLAKFMKREAALCFSTGFQTNLGVISTLVGKGDVILADRADHASIVDGCRLSFGHVTRYRHNDMADLERLLRKHENAPGKLIVVDGVFSMEGDIVDLPSLVQLAEKYQARILVDDAHSIGVLGKHGRGTGEHFGLEDKVDLVLGTFSKSFASIGGFVAGDAYVIDYIKHHARSLIFSASMPPAATAAVLASLTILEQEPERLERLWRNVRKVKRAFDELGFNTGRTQTPIIPIHVGEDRKTFDFWQLLFQNGIFTNPVISPAVPAGQGLIRTSYMATHTDEHLDHIIATCARVGRQFGLIP; encoded by the coding sequence TTGGATTTGTTTGACAAGTGTCGCAAATTCACCCGCGCACAAGAAGCGATTGCGGAGGGCTGGTATCCCTACTTTCAAGCCATTTCCTCGGGCGCCGATATCGAAGTCACCATCAAGGGCCACCGTCTGATCATGGCGGGCTCCAACAATTACCTCGGACTCACCCAGGATCCCCGCGTCAAGGAAGCCGTCATCAAAGCGGTGCAAGAATTCGGCTCGGGCTGCACCGGCTCCCGCTTTCTCAACGGCACGCTGGAATTGCATGAGGAACTCGAACGCCGGCTGGCGAAATTCATGAAACGGGAGGCGGCGTTGTGCTTTTCCACCGGCTTTCAAACCAATTTGGGGGTGATCAGCACCCTGGTGGGCAAAGGTGATGTGATTTTGGCCGATCGCGCCGACCATGCCAGCATCGTCGACGGCTGCCGGCTGTCGTTTGGACATGTCACCCGCTATCGCCACAACGACATGGCAGACCTGGAGCGGCTGCTGCGCAAGCATGAAAATGCGCCGGGCAAGCTCATCGTGGTCGATGGCGTGTTCAGCATGGAGGGGGACATTGTCGACCTGCCCAGTCTGGTGCAACTGGCGGAGAAATATCAGGCCCGCATTTTGGTGGATGATGCGCACTCCATTGGCGTGCTGGGTAAACACGGCCGCGGCACCGGCGAGCACTTTGGCCTGGAGGATAAAGTCGATCTCGTGCTGGGCACCTTCAGCAAGTCCTTTGCCTCAATTGGGGGCTTTGTCGCCGGCGATGCCTACGTGATCGACTACATCAAGCATCACGCCCGTTCGCTGATTTTTTCCGCCAGCATGCCACCGGCCGCCACGGCCGCGGTGCTCGCCTCGCTGACCATTCTGGAGCAGGAGCCGGAGCGGCTGGAACGGCTGTGGCGCAACGTGCGCAAAGTGAAGCGTGCCTTCGACGAATTGGGCTTCAACACCGGCCGCACCCAAACGCCGATCATCCCCATTCACGTGGGCGAAGATCGCAAGACCTTCGACTTTTGGCAGTTGCTTTTCCAAAACGGCATTTTCACCAACCCTGTCATCTCCCCCGCCGTGCCCGCCGGTCAGGGCTTGATTCGTACCAGCTACATGGCGACGCACACCGATGAGCATCTCGATCATATCATCGCGACTTGCGCGCGCGTGGGACGGCAGTTCGGGTTGATTCCCTGA
- a CDS encoding N-acetyltransferase produces MPTIEIVPVDNARRLREFILLPWQIYRGNPHWVPPLIMDMKNLLNRDKHPFFQHSEAEFFLARRKGELAGRIAAILNNNHNRFHQEHCAFFGFFETIPDQEVANALLDTAANWARQKGMTNLRGPANYSSNETWGLLVEGFDRPPVIMMTYNPDYYVTLLEQAGFRKAMELYAWYMDKSTPLNPRIQRLGEKVLGEQGLTIRTLDRRRFWQEVEIVKKIYNDAWSRNWGFVPMTDTEFEFMARELKPVVDPRLVLFAEKQGEPVGFSLSLPDFNLALHKINGRLLPFGLFKVLYHARRIRTLRVLTLGVIRRLQNVSGIGSALYMETYRRGIAAGFDSGEFSWTLETNLPINRGMQLLGAKLYKKYRLYEKPL; encoded by the coding sequence TTGCCAACCATCGAGATTGTTCCTGTTGACAATGCCCGCCGGCTGCGGGAGTTCATCCTGCTGCCCTGGCAGATCTATCGCGGCAATCCCCATTGGGTGCCCCCCCTGATCATGGACATGAAGAACCTGCTCAACCGCGACAAGCATCCCTTCTTTCAACATTCCGAAGCGGAGTTCTTCCTGGCACGCCGCAAGGGCGAACTGGCCGGCCGCATTGCCGCCATCCTCAACAACAACCACAATCGCTTTCACCAGGAGCACTGCGCCTTCTTCGGCTTTTTTGAAACGATCCCGGATCAGGAGGTCGCCAACGCCCTGCTGGACACCGCCGCCAACTGGGCGCGGCAAAAGGGCATGACGAATCTGCGCGGGCCGGCCAATTATTCTTCCAATGAAACCTGGGGATTGCTGGTGGAGGGTTTCGACCGGCCGCCAGTGATCATGATGACCTACAACCCCGACTATTACGTGACGCTGCTGGAGCAGGCCGGCTTTCGCAAAGCGATGGAGCTCTATGCCTGGTACATGGACAAAAGCACGCCGCTGAATCCCAGAATCCAGCGCCTCGGCGAGAAAGTGCTCGGCGAACAGGGCCTCACCATTCGCACTCTGGACCGCCGGCGCTTCTGGCAGGAAGTGGAAATCGTCAAGAAAATCTACAATGATGCCTGGAGCAGGAACTGGGGTTTCGTGCCGATGACCGACACGGAATTCGAGTTCATGGCGCGGGAATTGAAACCGGTGGTGGATCCGCGACTCGTGCTCTTTGCCGAGAAGCAGGGTGAACCGGTGGGCTTCTCACTTTCCCTGCCGGATTTCAATCTGGCGCTGCACAAGATCAACGGCCGTTTGTTGCCCTTTGGCCTCTTCAAGGTGCTTTATCACGCCCGCCGGATCCGCACCCTGCGGGTGTTGACACTCGGGGTGATCCGGCGGCTGCAGAATGTGAGCGGTATCGGCTCCGCGCTTTACATGGAAACTTACCGGCGGGGCATTGCAGCAGGATTCGACAGCGGGGAGTTTTCCTGGACGCTTGAGACCAACCTTCCCATCAATCGCGGCATGCAACTGCTGGGGGCCAAACTCTACAAAAAGTACCGCCTTTACGAAAAGCCGCTTTAA
- a CDS encoding C4-type zinc ribbon domain-containing protein, whose product MAEKIQTQIEFLVALQDLDIMLKEIEEVKALGFEVDNEGKTTLGRAREELAAKIKRQLFNNYERLRSRYKRAIVPVKDDTCLGCFMRVPTALTTHGRTDQEVLTCENCGRFLYWLS is encoded by the coding sequence ATGGCTGAAAAAATCCAAACCCAGATCGAATTCCTGGTGGCGCTGCAGGACCTCGACATCATGCTCAAAGAGATCGAGGAAGTCAAAGCGCTCGGCTTCGAGGTGGACAACGAGGGCAAGACCACGTTGGGCCGCGCCCGCGAAGAGCTGGCAGCCAAAATCAAAAGGCAGTTGTTCAACAATTATGAGCGGCTGCGTTCCCGCTACAAACGCGCGATCGTGCCGGTCAAGGACGACACCTGTCTGGGCTGCTTCATGCGCGTGCCGACCGCCCTCACCACGCACGGCCGCACCGATCAGGAAGTCCTCACCTGCGAAAACTGCGGCCGTTTCCTCTACTGGCTCTCCTGA
- a CDS encoding PTS sugar transporter subunit IIA codes for MDKLDLVPYFNEALFVPALQAKSKDGVLEELVTCFVNSGFVRNPAIVLEMIHRREQLGSTGIGRGIAIPHGRTTAAPELMIAFGCSRKGIEWEAMDGEPVHLVFMVIAPPQEQDNKYLPVLGRLVEILSHSREREKFRTVNSFSDFIKLLKN; via the coding sequence ATGGACAAGCTGGATCTGGTGCCCTATTTCAATGAGGCCTTGTTCGTGCCCGCGCTGCAGGCCAAATCCAAGGATGGGGTGCTGGAGGAACTGGTAACTTGTTTTGTCAACAGCGGGTTTGTCCGCAATCCCGCCATCGTGTTGGAGATGATTCACCGCCGCGAACAGCTGGGCAGCACCGGGATTGGCCGTGGCATCGCGATTCCCCACGGCCGCACCACCGCCGCGCCCGAGCTCATGATCGCATTTGGTTGTTCCAGGAAGGGGATCGAATGGGAGGCGATGGACGGCGAGCCGGTGCATCTCGTGTTCATGGTGATTGCGCCCCCGCAAGAGCAGGACAACAAATATCTGCCGGTCCTGGGCCGGCTCGTCGAAATCCTCAGTCACTCCCGCGAACGCGAAAAATTCCGCACCGTCAATTCCTTCTCCGACTTCATTAAACTGCTCAAAAACTAA
- a CDS encoding ImmA/IrrE family metallo-endopeptidase — MKEEEILSSLEKLLDSLGIELRYEKGDFTGGYCLVKEKPMMIINSALAPAQRIRILARELAQMKLENVFIVPALRQVLEDALATNAASLEGQPQNGISLESV; from the coding sequence ATGAAAGAGGAAGAAATCCTCTCCAGCCTGGAGAAGTTGCTGGACAGTCTGGGTATTGAATTGCGTTATGAAAAGGGCGATTTCACCGGCGGCTATTGCCTGGTGAAGGAGAAACCGATGATGATCATCAACAGTGCCCTCGCGCCGGCCCAGCGCATTCGCATACTCGCCCGCGAACTGGCACAGATGAAGCTGGAAAATGTTTTCATCGTGCCGGCGCTTCGCCAGGTGCTGGAAGACGCCCTGGCGACAAACGCAGCCAGCCTGGAAGGCCAACCGCAGAATGGAATCTCACTTGAAAGCGTTTAG
- a CDS encoding sugar phosphate nucleotidyltransferase — MAGGAGTRFWPKSREKHPKQLLQIIGAGTMLQNTVRRLLPIIPPEKVFIVCKQAHQQEIARQLPAVPYENIIVEPQGKNTAPCIGLAALFIHRRFGDEVMIVLPADHLIEAEDNFRQTLLDAAKIAADREVLITIGIKPTFPATGYGYIQFSDETVSVGAATARRVKTFAEKPNLETAKVFLASGDFLWNSGIFVWRVSVIREQFEEHLPHLNDGLREIANSLGTPAEAEIITRVYQQIKSISIDYGVMEHARNVLVLPANFGWNDLGSWDEVYKLMPKDKDGNAVAGGEHVLVNSSGCLVEVPGRTVAAVGIHDLIIVETDDALLLCPRDSAQEVKEVVEWLKRRKKTNLL; from the coding sequence ATGGCCGGCGGAGCCGGCACGCGGTTTTGGCCCAAAAGCAGAGAGAAACATCCGAAACAACTCCTTCAAATCATCGGCGCCGGCACCATGTTGCAGAACACCGTGCGTCGATTGCTCCCAATCATTCCCCCGGAAAAGGTTTTCATCGTATGCAAGCAAGCGCACCAGCAGGAGATTGCCCGGCAATTGCCCGCCGTGCCGTACGAGAATATCATTGTCGAGCCGCAGGGAAAGAACACCGCACCCTGCATCGGCCTGGCGGCTCTTTTCATTCATCGGCGGTTCGGCGATGAAGTGATGATCGTGCTGCCGGCCGATCACCTGATCGAAGCCGAGGACAATTTCCGCCAGACGCTGCTGGATGCCGCCAAAATCGCCGCGGACAGGGAGGTGCTCATCACCATCGGCATCAAGCCGACTTTTCCCGCGACGGGCTATGGTTATATTCAGTTCAGTGACGAAACGGTCTCCGTGGGCGCAGCCACCGCCCGGCGCGTCAAAACCTTTGCGGAAAAACCCAATCTCGAAACCGCCAAAGTCTTTCTCGCCAGCGGCGATTTTCTGTGGAACAGCGGCATTTTCGTCTGGCGCGTGTCGGTGATCCGCGAACAGTTCGAAGAGCATCTGCCGCACCTCAACGACGGGCTGCGGGAAATCGCGAATTCGCTCGGCACCCCGGCGGAAGCGGAGATCATCACCCGCGTCTATCAGCAAATCAAAAGCATCTCGATCGACTACGGCGTGATGGAGCATGCCCGCAACGTTCTGGTGCTGCCCGCCAATTTTGGATGGAATGATCTGGGGAGTTGGGATGAAGTCTACAAGCTCATGCCCAAAGACAAAGACGGCAACGCCGTGGCGGGTGGCGAGCACGTGCTGGTGAACAGCTCGGGCTGCCTGGTGGAAGTGCCCGGCAGGACCGTCGCGGCAGTGGGGATTCACGACCTGATCATCGTGGAAACTGATGATGCCCTGCTGCTCTGTCCGCGCGACAGTGCCCAGGAGGTCAAAGAAGTGGTGGAGTGGTTGAAGCGCCGGAAAAAAACGAACCTGCTCTGA
- a CDS encoding NAD(P)/FAD-dependent oxidoreductase, whose protein sequence is MSRPQQYDVVIAGGGPAGLSAAMTAAQSGLRVAVLERSKEIGYPIHTSGGSWIEDLRRLGIPDRFMHPIRTGRFLAPAAEAIFHYDEPVSCILDVRGLYQHLAVLAAQAGAEIFPATRVEGVILDRDKPCGLRAGRAGKFFAPLLIDATGMAGLLARELGLREPPQRYGLGAECDVVAGEWPADTVALLVGSLVGPAGYGWIFPHADNRVRIGVGLLHPDTATPPEFALQALLEKLRQGRIHNLRLSTAATLEYHTGAIPAGPPLRRTSAHGLLVVGDAAGLISTLVGEGIRFVIELGRLAGTVAVEAHRRGRFDAGFLARYDRQWRARYGRLFQRMARANRRLAGYTDETWNEKIQLLAHFPAAVLPPLLRGEWHAPVLRQALWQNRRHLQRSVLQRWGANLRARARRTG, encoded by the coding sequence ATGAGTCGCCCCCAGCAATATGATGTTGTGATCGCCGGTGGCGGGCCTGCCGGCCTGAGCGCGGCCATGACGGCGGCGCAGAGCGGCCTGCGCGTGGCCGTGCTGGAACGCAGCAAAGAAATTGGCTATCCGATTCACACCAGCGGTGGCAGTTGGATTGAAGATTTGCGCCGTCTCGGCATTCCCGACCGCTTCATGCATCCGATTCGCACCGGCCGTTTTCTCGCCCCCGCGGCCGAAGCCATCTTTCATTATGACGAACCCGTGAGTTGCATCCTCGATGTGCGCGGACTTTATCAGCATCTCGCCGTGCTCGCCGCCCAAGCCGGTGCCGAAATTTTCCCGGCGACGCGCGTCGAAGGCGTGATCCTGGACAGGGACAAGCCGTGTGGTCTGCGGGCCGGCAGGGCCGGGAAATTCTTCGCACCGCTTCTCATTGACGCCACCGGCATGGCGGGGTTGCTTGCCAGAGAGCTCGGGTTGCGCGAGCCGCCGCAGCGTTACGGCCTGGGTGCCGAATGCGATGTGGTGGCCGGGGAATGGCCGGCGGACACCGTTGCCCTGCTGGTCGGCAGTCTGGTTGGGCCGGCGGGATATGGCTGGATCTTTCCGCACGCTGACAACCGCGTGCGCATCGGGGTGGGCCTGCTGCATCCCGACACCGCCACGCCGCCGGAGTTTGCCCTGCAAGCATTGCTGGAGAAATTGCGTCAGGGCAGGATTCACAACCTGCGGCTCAGCACCGCTGCGACCCTGGAATACCACACCGGCGCGATTCCCGCCGGCCCGCCCTTGCGCCGGACTTCCGCCCATGGACTCTTGGTGGTTGGTGATGCCGCCGGTTTGATTTCCACGCTGGTGGGAGAGGGGATTCGGTTCGTGATCGAACTGGGCCGCCTCGCGGGCACGGTGGCCGTTGAAGCCCATCGTCGCGGCCGCTTCGACGCCGGTTTTCTCGCGCGCTATGACCGGCAGTGGCGGGCACGCTATGGCCGGCTGTTTCAACGCATGGCACGCGCCAACCGCCGGCTCGCCGGTTACACTGATGAAACATGGAACGAAAAGATTCAACTGCTGGCGCACTTTCCCGCAGCGGTCCTGCCACCGCTGTTGCGCGGCGAATGGCACGCGCCGGTGTTGCGTCAGGCATTGTGGCAGAACCGGCGGCATTTGCAACGTTCTGTGCTGCAACGATGGGGCGCCAACTTGCGTGCACGGGCCCGGCGCACCGGATAA